In Bifidobacterium scardovii JCM 12489 = DSM 13734, the genomic stretch TGGAGGTCGCGCCGAAGCCGAAGGCCACGAGCAGCACCGCCAGCACGCCGGAGAGCACGCTGGTGAACAGGTTGCGCGCGCGGCGGTTGCCCGAGGTCGGCAGAGGGTAGTCGGGCGAGCCGGTGGTCGCGGCCTGCTGCATGGCGACCAGCCGGTCGTCCTCATGCACGGTGTTGCGCACCGCGGCGACCGGGACCTTGGCCGGGACCTTGGCCTTGGCCGCCATCGGCTTGCGCTCGCGGGTGGCGAACGCCACCACGCCCTTGACCGCCAGGTTCGTGGCCAGGATGAGCAGCGAGAGTACGAACACGTCGTCGAACTTGGCGATGTGCTGCAGCGCGGAGATCTTGGTGGTGATCACCTGCGTGCGCGCGCCGGTCAGGAACACGACCGCGGAGATCGTGACCATCGCGTTGACGAAGTAGTATCCGAACACCTGCAGGATGGTCGGCCAGGCGTTCGGCGTGATCACGCGCAGGATCGTCTTGAGCCAGCTGTCGCCCATGAGCTTGGCCGTGGTCTCCCACGAGCCGTTCATCTTGGAGAGCGAGTCCTTGATCATCTGGTACGGCGTGGCGAAATAGTGCACGATGTTCGCGATGATGAGGATCCAGAACGTGTTCTGCAATCCGGAGCCCGAGAAGGTGAACAGGAACGCGATGCCGAGCACCATGCCGGGCACGGTGTTGATGATCGCGGAGACCGAATCCACCGCGCGCTTCGCCCAGACCGGCAGCTTGGACCGGGAGGTCACCAGGCCGGCCGCATAGGCGAACAGGCAGCCGACGATCGCGGTCATCACCGCCACGTACAGCGAGTTCGTGTACACCTGCGTCAGTTCGGAATCCGCGAACAATGAGGTGATATGGTCCAGCGTGAACGAGGTGTTGAACGGCCACTCGGCCACGAACGGAATGAGCAGGATCACGGCGAACAGGCTCAGCACGCACGCCAGCGACACTACGGAACCCAGCCCGCACAGCCAATCGCGGCGGCGGCCCTTCGGCAGCTCCACCTGCGAGACCTTCGAGTAGCGGATGGAGAAGCGCTCCAGCACGGTCATCAGCACGATCGAGATGATCGAAGGGATGAGCATGAACACGGCGATCACCGCGCCGCGGTTGAAGTTCGGGATGGAACCGAGCATCTGGTTGAACAGGGTCATGGCCAGCACGTCGTACTCGCCGCCGACCGAGGTCGGGATGCCGTAGTCGGTGAACGCCAGGAAGAACGACTGGATGAACGCCACCGCCATCGTGCCGATCAGCGGCCGCAGCACGGTGTTGAGGAAGGTCGTGACCGGCTTGTCTCCCATGATGTGCGAGACGATGATGAACTTCTTGTCCACGAACTGGAAGCTGTTGTGGATGAGCAGGAAGCAGGTCGGCAGCGTGTAGACCACGTAGCCGATCAGCAGGCCGTTGAACCCGTAGATGTCGAAGGGCTGGAAGCCGAGCAGCCGGGTGATCAGGCCCTGCTTGCCGAAGGAGTAGATGATGGCGAAGCCGTAGGTGATGGTCGGCAGCAGCATCGGCACCTGCGTGAGCAGGGTGATGGCCTTTTTCAGGCCGCCCGGCACGTTCGTGCAGTTCACCGTGTAGGCCAGCAGGAACGCGAGCAGCACGGCCGCCAGCGCGGAGGCGGCGGACACCTTGACCGAGTTGAGCACCGACGCGCCGAATTCCGGCCGGGCCAGCACGGCCGCGTAATTGCTCAAGGTGGCCGCGCCGGAACCGGTCTGGAAGGATTTGACGACGACGATCGCCATCGGCACCACCAGGAACGCGGCGAACGCGACGGACACGATGGCCAGCAGCGTCCACAGCTCCGTCTGCTTCGGCTTGGAGGGGCGGCGCTCGTAGTTGACGAGGTCGGGGCGGATGCCGGGCAGCTGCTTGCCCGCCTGGATCGATTCGATCGACATGTCAGGCCGCCTTATCCGCGCCGGCCGCGCTCGCGTTTGGCGTGTTCTCGTTGAACAGCGAATAGATGTTGTTGCGCTTGACCTCGAGCTGGTGCAGGATGAAGGTCCTCACGAAGTCGCTCGCCGGATGCTCGATGATGTTCTCCGGGGTGTCATACTGGGCGATCCGGCCCTGATTGAGGATCAGCACGCGGTCGCTCATCGTGCAGGCCTCCTCCGGGTCGTGGGTGACCATGATGGTGGTCAGCTGGTACTGGTCCACGATCTGCTTGATCTTGGCCTTGATCGACTCCTTGATCACGCCGTCGAGCGCGGAGAGCGGCTCGTCGAGCAGCAGCAGCCGGGGCTTCATCACCAGCGTGCGGGCGAGCGCGACGCGCTGCTTCTGGCCGCCGGACAGTTCGTCGATCTTCTTGTTGAGATGCTCCTCGAGGCCGAGCAGCGCGATCATCTCCCTGATCTCGTCGGGGGAGGAGATGCCCGGGTTGTTGCGCAGGCCGTAGGTGATGTTCTCGTACGCGGTGAGGTTGGGGAACAGCGCGTAGTCCTGGAACACGATGTTGAAGCCGCGCTTCTCCATCGGCACGTGGGTCAGGTCCTCGCCGTCGTACAGGATCTGGCCTGAAGTGGCGTCGGTGATGCCGAGGATGATGTTGAGCAGCGTGGTCTTGCCGCCGCCGGAGGGACCGAGGATCGACATGATCCGGCCCTTGTCCAACGTCAGGCTGATGCCGTTGAGGACATTCGCGTCCCCGAACGATTTGGTGATGTTCTTCAGTTCGAGCATATTTCGTCAACTTGCCTTCCATGGGCCGCGCGTGGCGGCTACGGCGGCGCTGCCGGCCGGTGTGTCATGCCGGTGCGCCGTGGTTCGATATTCAGTTGTCGAGCGTGCTTGCGGGGCGTATCCCGGGCACAATTCCATGGTCGTCCGGATCCGGTGCTGTTTCGGACGGAATGGGCGAAAGCTCGACGAAAGAATGGTGAACTGCAAGCGAAGTTACATGTGCTCCACGTAGTTTTGTTGTTTGACGCGTGTGCCTTGGATCGGGCGCGTATGCCGGATGTGCGGCCGCGGCGCCGCGCGTCTTCCGGTCAGGCGTGGAATTCGCGGTCGGCGATGATGCGGCCGGAACGGTCGAGCGCGGTCGAGAATCTGCCGTAGTCGCTGAGGATCACGCTCATGTACAGGATGTCGACGATCGTCGTATGCGCCACGCGGGAGAAGATCGCGTTGCCGTAGATCGTGCGCTCGCCGCGGCCGGCGTACAGGCATGCGTCAGCCCACGCCGACAGCGGCGAACCGGCGGCGTTGGTGACGGCGACGGTGCGTGCGCCCTGCGATTTCGCCAGCCGCAGGGCCTTGACCGTGTCCGCCGAAGAACCGGAATAGGAGAAGGCGACCGCCACGTCGGACGGGGCGAGGTGACCGGCCCCGATCTGCTGCAGATAGGCGTCGGTGTTCAGCCTGCATGTCAGGCCGAGGTAACTGAGCTTGGTGAACAGATCGGTGGCCGGAACCAGGGAATTTTCCACGCCGTAGATGTCGATCAGCCGGGCGCCGGCAATCAGGGAGACGGCTTTGCGCAGTTTGGCCTGGTCCAGAGACCCGGCCAGCTCGTCGAGCAGCGTCTTCGCACTGGCGACCGCCTTGGACGGCACCGATTCCACGTCGTCCCACGGATTGAGGTCGAATCCCTCAAGCGGGTCGAACGTGACCCGGCGCTCCTCCTCGGGGTGGCGCAGCACATAACGCAGCTCGCGGTATCCGCTGAATCCCAGCTTGCGCGAGAAGCGGATCACCGTCGGCTGGCTGACCTGCGTGGCCTGCGCCAACTGACCGACGGTCATCTCGGCCGCCTCGTCGAGATGGTCCCGCACGAACTGCGCGACGGCGCGTTCCGCCGGCCGCAGCGACGAATACACATGGTCGATGCGCTCGCGGATGCCTACCGAGGACTGCATGCCGTCTCCCTTGAATGCCTTACT encodes the following:
- a CDS encoding MurR/RpiR family transcriptional regulator gives rise to the protein MQSSVGIRERIDHVYSSLRPAERAVAQFVRDHLDEAAEMTVGQLAQATQVSQPTVIRFSRKLGFSGYRELRYVLRHPEEERRVTFDPLEGFDLNPWDDVESVPSKAVASAKTLLDELAGSLDQAKLRKAVSLIAGARLIDIYGVENSLVPATDLFTKLSYLGLTCRLNTDAYLQQIGAGHLAPSDVAVAFSYSGSSADTVKALRLAKSQGARTVAVTNAAGSPLSAWADACLYAGRGERTIYGNAIFSRVAHTTIVDILYMSVILSDYGRFSTALDRSGRIIADREFHA
- a CDS encoding extracellular solute-binding protein, whose protein sequence is MSIESIQAGKQLPGIRPDLVNYERRPSKPKQTELWTLLAIVSVAFAAFLVVPMAIVVVKSFQTGSGAATLSNYAAVLARPEFGASVLNSVKVSAASALAAVLLAFLLAYTVNCTNVPGGLKKAITLLTQVPMLLPTITYGFAIIYSFGKQGLITRLLGFQPFDIYGFNGLLIGYVVYTLPTCFLLIHNSFQFVDKKFIIVSHIMGDKPVTTFLNTVLRPLIGTMAVAFIQSFFLAFTDYGIPTSVGGEYDVLAMTLFNQMLGSIPNFNRGAVIAVFMLIPSIISIVLMTVLERFSIRYSKVSQVELPKGRRRDWLCGLGSVVSLACVLSLFAVILLIPFVAEWPFNTSFTLDHITSLFADSELTQVYTNSLYVAVMTAIVGCLFAYAAGLVTSRSKLPVWAKRAVDSVSAIINTVPGMVLGIAFLFTFSGSGLQNTFWILIIANIVHYFATPYQMIKDSLSKMNGSWETTAKLMGDSWLKTILRVITPNAWPTILQVFGYYFVNAMVTISAVVFLTGARTQVITTKISALQHIAKFDDVFVLSLLILATNLAVKGVVAFATRERKPMAAKAKVPAKVPVAAVRNTVHEDDRLVAMQQAATTGSPDYPLPTSGNRRARNLFTSVLSGVLAVLLVAFGFGATSTAAANGQVVIYTNADDEAVVAFQNALDRNGFKDQYIIQSFGTSELGGKMLAEGKALEADLLTMSSYYIDSAQERNHMFADLTDVKSRLLGTTENAKAPAWRSPTTAQEGAIIVNTTALAAAGVPEPTSLADLADPQYSGLISVPDMEGSSTGWLMVQAIVDAYGTGNRGRDVLTGIFRNAGPHLEQSGSGPLKAVRSGEVAIGFGLRHQAVADKAKGLPIDYVDPTEGNYSLTESVAVLDKGRNTNPKAQRMAGVIIDQGRAELLKTYPTPLYEGEKAPTNASKRSKSFPKALTVDLLQQHQDFSSECKRLAQGK
- a CDS encoding ABC transporter ATP-binding protein translates to MLELKNITKSFGDANVLNGISLTLDKGRIMSILGPSGGGKTTLLNIILGITDATSGQILYDGEDLTHVPMEKRGFNIVFQDYALFPNLTAYENITYGLRNNPGISSPDEIREMIALLGLEEHLNKKIDELSGGQKQRVALARTLVMKPRLLLLDEPLSALDGVIKESIKAKIKQIVDQYQLTTIMVTHDPEEACTMSDRVLILNQGRIAQYDTPENIIEHPASDFVRTFILHQLEVKRNNIYSLFNENTPNASAAGADKAA